ATACAACCGCCCCCAGATAATTTAATTCAGGATCCGACGACAGACTCAACGACACCCGCCAAGTGCTGCGCAAGACGCTGTACTTGTTGAGTATTTTCCCCTTCTACCATAACCCGGACAACCGGTTCAGTACCCGAAGGACGGAGCAACACACGCCCGGTATCGGCCAATTCTGCCTCTACCTGAGCAACTGCTTTAACCACTTCAGCCTGGGCAGAAATATCCTGCTTGGCCGGCAAGCGAACATTAATCATGGTCTGGGGAAACATCGTCATAGCCGACTTGAGCCGATAGAGGGATTCACCTCCAGCCTTCATAGCACGCACCACTTGCAACGCTGAAACAATACCATCACCGGTGGTAGTGACATGCCTACAGATAATGTGCCCCGAAGATTCGCCCCCCAGCAGCCAACCTTTTTCATTCAACATTTCATTAACATAGCGATCACCAACACAGGCACGATCAAAAGCTATCCCCAACTGCTTCAACGCCAGTTCCATGCCCAGATTGGTCATCTGGGTACCGACCACACCACCACCCAGCTTGCCGTACTGATGTCGGTTGCGAGCAATAATAAACAGTAACTGATCGCCATCAACCACCTCTCCACGATCATCAACCATCATCACGCGATCACCATCACCATCAAAAGCAATACCCAGATCCGCCTGACGCTCCAGCACTTCGTTCTGCAGTGCAGCCAGCGAGGTAGAACCCACTTCGCGATTGATATTCAAGCCATTGGGCTGAACCCCGATCTCATAGACTTCGGCTCCCAACTCTCTGAATACGGCCGGCCCAATGTGATAAGTGGCCCCATGTGCTCCGTCAACAACCATCTTCATACCGCGCAAATCGAGGTGACTGGTCACGGTACCCTTACAGTATTCAATATATCGGCCTGCAGCATCATCAATGCGGGTAACTTTGCCCAATTGATCCGGAGGCACCACAGTCATCGGCTGCTCAATCATCTCTTCAATCGCATGCTCGATTTCGTCACCCAGTTTGGTGCCGTTTGCCGAGAAAAACTTAAAGCCGTTATCGGTATAAGGGTTATGGGAGGCGCTGATCACAATGCCTGCCTGAGCATTAAAGGTTCGCGTCAGGTACGCAATACCTGGCGTCGGCATCGGCCCCAACAGGCAAACATCCACCCCGGCTGCCGACAATCCTGCCTCAAGTGCTGACTCAAACATATAGCCGGATATGCGGGTATCTTTACCGATCATGATTTTGCTGCGCCCCTCTCGGGCAAATACCTTGCCTGCGGCCCAACCCAACTTCAGAATAAATTCCGGCGTAATCGGGCTTTTCCCGACAACCCCACGAATACCATCGGTACCAAAATACTTTTTAGTCATAAAAGTCCACCCATTAACTGTTGCTCACCGCATCCACCATGGCCAACGCATCCCGAGTTTCTTTCACATCGTGCACCCGTATGATGTGCGCCCCCGCTTGGGCTGCCAGTACTGCAACGGCAATCGAGCCGTACAGCCGGTCATCTGCATCAGGGCGATCAAGCACCGCACCTATCATACTTTTCCTCGACATACCGACCAGTAGCGGCACATCCATTTCCGCGAAGCGACTCAACCCCTTCAGAAGCTGCAGATTATGCTGCAACGTTTTTCCAAAACCGAACCCCGGATCAATCAACAAATTGGAACGACTGATACCGGCCGCTTCACACAACCTCATACGATCACGCAAAAAAACCATGACATCATCGATAACATTATCGTAGCAGGGATCATGCTGCATGGTTCCCGGTTCGCCTTGCATATGCATCAGGCAAACAGGCACACCAAGAGAGGCTGCCATCTGTAGCGCACCCGGACGCTGTAACGCCCTGACATCATTGATCAAACCAGCGCCAGCAGCAATCGCCGCCTGCATCACCTCGGCCGTACTGGTATCCACGGAAACCACCACATCAAGTTCGGCCCGAATCGCCTCGACCACTGGCACGACCCTTTCCAGCTCCTGCTCCACAGACACAGGGGCTGCCCCTGGGCGAGTCGACTCTCCCCCAACATCAATAAAAGTGGCACCGGAAAGGAACATCTGCCTGGCGTGTTCTAGCGCCCGGGCCGGCTCAACAAAACGACCACCGTCCGAGAAAGAATCGGGCGTCACATTCAAAACGCCCATAATCAGGGGCCGATCAAGAGAACGCCGCTGGCTACCAAAATCAACGACCATAGTACTCCTCAAAGCAAACCGACGGCCTTAGCCGTCGGTTTAAAGGTCAAAACCTTGATTATTCTAGTGCTCCCCGGCAGGCCCTCCAATGGGCTCATCTGGCGATTTCTTGGGCTCTTCTGAAGATTCTGCCGTTGCCGAGCCGCCGTCTTCATCATCACCCCAGTCCTGAGGAGGACGCGGTTTACGACCAGCCATAATATCATCAAGCTGATCGCTATCGAGGGTCTCATACTGCATCAGAGCATCTGCCATCGCATCCAGCTTGTCACGGTTATCCGTCAGAATCTGCTCGGCGCGCTCGTAACAACTGTCGATAACGTGACGAACCTCATCATCGATTACCTTGGCGGTTTCAGCGGATACGTGCAATCGGTTGCCTTGCTGCTTACCGAGGAATACTTCACCTTCCTCCTCCTCGTACAGCAAAGGACCCAACTTTTCAGACAAGCCCCAACGAGTCACCATGCTACGGGCAATCTGCGATGCTCGCTGGATATCATTGGAAGCACCCGTGGTAACCCCCCCTTTGCCCAGAGTCATCTCTTCTGCTATTCGGCCACCAAACAGGCTACAGACCTGGCTTTCAAGCCCTTGCTTGCTCTGACTGTAACGATCCTCTTCGGGCAGGAACATGGTCACCCCCAAAGCACGACCACGAGGAATGATACTAACCTTGTAAACCGGGTCATGATCGGGAACCAGACGGCCGACAATCGCGTGACCCGCTTCGTGGTAGGCGGTATTGAGCTTCTCCTTTTCACTCATTACCATCGATTTGCGCTCGGCGCCCATCATGATCTTATCTTTGGCCAGCTCGAATTCCTGCATAGTGACCATTCGTTTACTGGAACGTGCCGCAAACAGGGCCGCTTCGTTAACCAGGTTAGCCAGGTCAGCACCGGAAAATCCGGGCGTTCCACGGGCTATCAATGCCGGCTTGACGCCATCATGAACCGGTACTTTACGCATATGCACTTTGAGTATCTGTTCACGACCACGGATATCAGGCAGACCCACCACGACCTGGCGGTCAAAACGACCGGGGCGCAACAAGGCAGGATCGAGCACATCAGGACGGTTGGTTGCGGCAATGACAATCACACCCTCGTTACCCTCAAAACCATCCATCTCGACCAAGAGCTGGTTGAGGGTCTGCTCACGCTCATCATGTCCGCCACCCAGGCCGGCGCCACGATGACGGCCAACCGCATCGATTTCGTCGATAAAGATAATACAAGGGGATTGCTTCTTGGCTTGCTCAAACATGTCCCGAACCCGGGAGGCACCAACACCAACAAACATCTCGACAAAGTCAGAGCCGGAAATGGTAAAGAACGGCACCTTGGCTTCACCAGCAATGGCTTTCGCCAGCAAGGTCTTACCGGTACCGGGTTGACCAACCATCAATACACCGCGAGGGATTCGGCCTCCGAGGCGCTGGAATTTGCCGGGATCACGGAGAAATTCGACCAATTCCTTCACGTCTTCCTTGGCTTCTTCTACCCCCGCCACATCAGCAAAGGTTGTCTTGATTTGATCTTCACTAAGCAGGCGCGCCTTGCTTTTACCAAAGCTCATCGGACCGCCACGACCACCGCCGCCGCCCTGCATCTGGCGCATAAAAAACATGAAAACAGCAATAATCACCAGAATGGGGAAACTGGCTACCAGCAGCTGGGTCCATATGCTCTGCTTCTCGATTGGCTTGGCCACCACATTCACGTTATTGCGCAGAAGCTCATCCATCAACTTGTCATCGCGTACGGTAGGCGGCAAGTTGGTCGAGAAGCGCTCGTTATTTTTCAGGTCACCCGTAAGACGGTAACCGTCGATCGTGACACGACTGACCCGGTCATTCTCGACCTGGGTAATAAATTCTGAATAACTCAACTCCGAAGAGGTGGGTTGCATGGTGCCGAAATTTTTGAATACGGTCAGCAATACCAACGCAATAATCAGCCACAAGACCAAGTTTTTAGCCATATCGTTCAACAGGTTATCCTCGTATGCTTAACCCGGCAGGCACCACACCTAACCGTTCCTGAGGGCGGAGCTACTTGCCCCACCAGTTCGCTACTATTACATCGTAGCCTTACTGGACAGTCTACCAAGTTTAGCCGTCCAGCACGTTATTTTAACGACCCACCACCCATTACTGGCCTTTAAACCCTCTCGCCAGCAGATAAATCTCTCGCGAACGGGGCCTGGATGACTGGGGTTTCCGGCTCTGCAAGCGATCAAAGCTACCCCGCATATCCCGGAAATATTCATCAAACCCCTCACCCTGGAAGACCTTGGTCAGAAAGGCTCCCCCCGGCTTGAGTACCTGGCGCGCCATATCCAGGGCCAATTCGGCCAGATACATTGCCTTGGGCTGATCAACTGCCGTCATACCACTCATATTGGGGGCCATATCCGAAATTACAAGGTCAACTTGCTCCGAGCCAATTTCTTGCAGTATTTGCTCCAGTACAGTTTCCTCGGTGAAATCCCCTTTAACAAACGCCACATCGGCGATAGGGTCCATGTCGAGAATGTCTGAGGCCACAATACGCCCCTTCTCGCCCACAATTTTAGCGGCCACCTGGCACCAACCGCCGGGCGCAGCCCCCAGGTCAACCAGAGACATCCCCGGGCGCAAAATGCGATCTTTCTCCTGAATTTCCAGCAGTTTATAGCTGGCACGGGAGCGATAGCCATCCTTCTGGGACTGTTTGACATACTGATCGTCAAAATGTTCTTTTAACCAGCGACCGCTACTCTTCGACCTTGCCATGAATACCTCTTGGAAACCGCTCCGATACAGCCAAAGCTGTGCCCGTCACGGGGAGTGGTGTAAAATGGGCGATTGCGCCGCAACTCAAGCCAGGCGGCGCCATAATTGAACCTATTTTAAGGCTTATGCGGAGATAAACAAACGATGCCCCTGACAGCGCAACAAAAAAAGCACTACCGAGCGATCGGACACAAACTCAATCCCGTTGTGACCGTTGCCGGCAAAGGCTTGTATGACGGCGTGATCGAAGAAACTCTAAGGGCACTGGAGGATCACGAACTGATCAAAGTAAAGTTCTCCGTAGGTGACCGTGACGCCAAGAACCAGCTGATTCCGCAACTT
The DNA window shown above is from Aestuariirhabdus haliotis and carries:
- a CDS encoding YhbY family RNA-binding protein, which encodes MPLTAQQKKHYRAIGHKLNPVVTVAGKGLYDGVIEETLRALEDHELIKVKFSVGDRDAKNQLIPQLCDRCGAELVQTIGNIALILKHADKPKAHLSNLTRTL
- the folP gene encoding dihydropteroate synthase; the encoded protein is MVVDFGSQRRSLDRPLIMGVLNVTPDSFSDGGRFVEPARALEHARQMFLSGATFIDVGGESTRPGAAPVSVEQELERVVPVVEAIRAELDVVVSVDTSTAEVMQAAIAAGAGLINDVRALQRPGALQMAASLGVPVCLMHMQGEPGTMQHDPCYDNVIDDVMVFLRDRMRLCEAAGISRSNLLIDPGFGFGKTLQHNLQLLKGLSRFAEMDVPLLVGMSRKSMIGAVLDRPDADDRLYGSIAVAVLAAQAGAHIIRVHDVKETRDALAMVDAVSNS
- the glmM gene encoding phosphoglucosamine mutase, with the translated sequence MTKKYFGTDGIRGVVGKSPITPEFILKLGWAAGKVFAREGRSKIMIGKDTRISGYMFESALEAGLSAAGVDVCLLGPMPTPGIAYLTRTFNAQAGIVISASHNPYTDNGFKFFSANGTKLGDEIEHAIEEMIEQPMTVVPPDQLGKVTRIDDAAGRYIEYCKGTVTSHLDLRGMKMVVDGAHGATYHIGPAVFRELGAEVYEIGVQPNGLNINREVGSTSLAALQNEVLERQADLGIAFDGDGDRVMMVDDRGEVVDGDQLLFIIARNRHQYGKLGGGVVGTQMTNLGMELALKQLGIAFDRACVGDRYVNEMLNEKGWLLGGESSGHIICRHVTTTGDGIVSALQVVRAMKAGGESLYRLKSAMTMFPQTMINVRLPAKQDISAQAEVVKAVAQVEAELADTGRVLLRPSGTEPVVRVMVEGENTQQVQRLAQHLAGVVESVVGS
- the rlmE gene encoding 23S rRNA (uridine(2552)-2'-O)-methyltransferase RlmE, whose amino-acid sequence is MARSKSSGRWLKEHFDDQYVKQSQKDGYRSRASYKLLEIQEKDRILRPGMSLVDLGAAPGGWCQVAAKIVGEKGRIVASDILDMDPIADVAFVKGDFTEETVLEQILQEIGSEQVDLVISDMAPNMSGMTAVDQPKAMYLAELALDMARQVLKPGGAFLTKVFQGEGFDEYFRDMRGSFDRLQSRKPQSSRPRSREIYLLARGFKGQ
- the ftsH gene encoding ATP-dependent zinc metalloprotease FtsH, producing MAKNLVLWLIIALVLLTVFKNFGTMQPTSSELSYSEFITQVENDRVSRVTIDGYRLTGDLKNNERFSTNLPPTVRDDKLMDELLRNNVNVVAKPIEKQSIWTQLLVASFPILVIIAVFMFFMRQMQGGGGGRGGPMSFGKSKARLLSEDQIKTTFADVAGVEEAKEDVKELVEFLRDPGKFQRLGGRIPRGVLMVGQPGTGKTLLAKAIAGEAKVPFFTISGSDFVEMFVGVGASRVRDMFEQAKKQSPCIIFIDEIDAVGRHRGAGLGGGHDEREQTLNQLLVEMDGFEGNEGVIVIAATNRPDVLDPALLRPGRFDRQVVVGLPDIRGREQILKVHMRKVPVHDGVKPALIARGTPGFSGADLANLVNEAALFAARSSKRMVTMQEFELAKDKIMMGAERKSMVMSEKEKLNTAYHEAGHAIVGRLVPDHDPVYKVSIIPRGRALGVTMFLPEEDRYSQSKQGLESQVCSLFGGRIAEEMTLGKGGVTTGASNDIQRASQIARSMVTRWGLSEKLGPLLYEEEEGEVFLGKQQGNRLHVSAETAKVIDDEVRHVIDSCYERAEQILTDNRDKLDAMADALMQYETLDSDQLDDIMAGRKPRPPQDWGDDEDGGSATAESSEEPKKSPDEPIGGPAGEH